The Sporosarcina ureae genome includes a region encoding these proteins:
- a CDS encoding glycerophosphodiester phosphodiesterase codes for MSDSKIFAHRGASGTYFENTMRAFLGALQKGADGIELDVQQTSDGQLVVFHDHDLARLAGIEQRIDQLTSQELQQIKIGKSKYRRMFGHSIPVLFDVVSFCSEHNLALNIELKETVYGQTAALEQILHYVESLSDVHLSSFDYETVRMIKELDPDMETALLLRKKSVDWQNLDSYGVDAFHFHKRLWKDPFKRHLLESGKILRMYGVTGAESILSNTPEVTGWITDYPKRVRKKIKGSR; via the coding sequence ATGTCTGATAGCAAAATATTTGCCCATCGTGGCGCATCTGGAACCTATTTTGAAAATACCATGCGTGCGTTTTTAGGGGCTTTACAAAAAGGTGCGGATGGAATCGAGTTGGATGTCCAGCAAACGAGCGACGGACAACTTGTTGTTTTTCATGATCATGATTTAGCACGTCTCGCTGGAATTGAGCAGCGCATTGATCAATTGACATCGCAGGAACTGCAACAAATTAAAATAGGCAAGAGCAAATATAGGCGAATGTTTGGCCATTCCATACCCGTGTTATTTGATGTGGTGTCTTTCTGCTCTGAACATAATTTGGCGCTGAATATCGAGTTAAAGGAAACCGTGTACGGGCAAACTGCTGCACTTGAGCAAATCTTGCATTACGTAGAGTCGTTATCTGACGTCCATCTCTCTTCGTTTGATTATGAGACAGTGCGTATGATAAAGGAGCTGGACCCCGACATGGAAACTGCATTATTGCTAAGAAAAAAATCGGTCGACTGGCAAAATCTCGATTCCTATGGAGTCGATGCATTTCATTTTCACAAGCGATTGTGGAAAGATCCGTTTAAGAGACATCTGCTTGAAAGTGGTAAGATCTTACGAATGTATGGGGTAACCGGTGCAGAATCTATTCTATCCAATACACCTGAAGTGACAGGCTGGATTACGGACTATCCAAAGCGTGTACGCAAAAAAATAAAAGGATCAAGGTAG
- the spo0A gene encoding sporulation transcription factor Spo0A yields the protein MENVKVAIADDNKELVKTMMSYFEKHDEIEVIWTANNGQVCLTMLEEERPDILLLDIIMPHLDGIGVLETLNETNKMGDMQIMMLTAFGQENVMSQAASLGASYFMLKPFEFDRLIGQIFKAAGKPKNTATSFVVQESPQQTGVVTQKVLDTAITSMIKEIGVPAHIKGYAFLREGIQMVYSDAELLGSVTKILYPDIAKKYNTTPSRVERAIRHAIEVAWNRGNYDLISKTFGYTVHHLKSKPTNSEFIAMIADKIRLEHMVS from the coding sequence ATGGAAAATGTGAAGGTAGCAATTGCTGACGATAATAAAGAACTTGTGAAAACGATGATGTCTTATTTTGAAAAGCACGACGAAATAGAAGTAATTTGGACAGCGAATAATGGGCAAGTATGCTTGACGATGTTGGAAGAAGAGCGCCCGGATATTTTATTGTTGGATATTATTATGCCGCATCTTGACGGTATTGGAGTATTGGAGACGCTGAATGAAACGAATAAAATGGGGGATATGCAAATCATGATGTTGACGGCTTTCGGACAGGAAAATGTCATGTCACAAGCCGCAAGTCTTGGTGCTTCGTACTTCATGTTAAAGCCGTTTGAATTCGACCGCTTGATCGGACAAATTTTTAAGGCTGCAGGGAAACCAAAAAATACAGCGACTTCATTTGTTGTACAGGAGTCCCCTCAGCAGACAGGTGTCGTGACTCAGAAAGTTCTCGATACGGCAATTACGTCAATGATTAAAGAAATCGGCGTGCCTGCTCATATTAAAGGTTATGCGTTTTTACGTGAAGGAATTCAGATGGTCTATAGCGATGCGGAGTTGCTCGGATCCGTCACGAAGATTCTATATCCGGATATCGCGAAAAAGTATAATACGACACCATCCCGAGTGGAACGTGCAATTCGCCATGCGATTGAGGTCGCGTGGAACCGCGGGAATTACGATTTAATTTCAAAGACTTTTGGATATACGGTGCATCATTTGAAAAGTAAGCCGACGAATAGCGAATTTATTGCAATGATTGCGGATAAAATCCGTTTGGAGCATATGGTGAGCTGA
- a CDS encoding SpoIVB peptidase S55 domain-containing protein, with protein MGWNKSFKTLLALILMLCLVPGISLAKEETLIPMGDSIGIQMDLSGIYVTSDVKVASKEWLKKGDIIRQLNGTDTKQLVHFERALQKDSATMELDILRNGERETIQADPSLIKHVTPFLKDRTEGTGTLTYVDPESGTYGALGHQIIDSTLQSAPSFEKGAIYLSEISQIKKSSPGIPGYKISSIIDQNKFLGNIQINNVYGIFGHWKNAYNKVLAEPLEIMQPFELMIGPAEIYTTVEGSTVEKFAIQITKIEEEQFHILLTDQKLLSKTGGILQGMSGSPVIQNGKFVGAITHMFVDEPEKGAALFLETMRTNEK; from the coding sequence ATGGGATGGAATAAATCTTTCAAAACGCTCTTAGCGCTTATACTGATGCTCTGCCTTGTGCCTGGGATTTCATTAGCAAAAGAAGAAACCCTCATTCCGATGGGTGATTCCATCGGTATTCAAATGGATTTGAGTGGTATTTATGTAACGAGTGACGTCAAGGTGGCTTCGAAGGAATGGCTAAAAAAAGGTGATATAATTCGCCAGTTAAACGGTACAGATACAAAGCAACTTGTTCATTTCGAACGCGCCCTGCAAAAAGATAGTGCTACGATGGAACTCGACATTTTGCGTAATGGGGAACGTGAAACCATTCAGGCAGATCCGTCGCTCATTAAGCACGTCACGCCCTTCTTGAAAGATCGAACGGAAGGTACTGGGACATTGACGTATGTCGACCCGGAAAGCGGCACGTATGGTGCACTGGGACACCAAATCATTGATAGTACATTGCAGTCTGCTCCGTCTTTTGAAAAAGGAGCTATTTATTTATCTGAAATTAGCCAGATCAAGAAAAGTTCTCCAGGGATCCCAGGTTATAAAATTTCCTCCATTATTGATCAGAATAAATTTCTTGGGAATATTCAAATCAATAATGTGTATGGAATATTTGGTCATTGGAAAAATGCCTATAATAAAGTGTTGGCTGAACCGCTGGAAATTATGCAACCGTTTGAATTGATGATCGGACCTGCAGAAATTTATACTACGGTAGAAGGTTCTACTGTAGAAAAATTTGCCATCCAAATTACGAAGATAGAAGAAGAACAATTCCACATCCTATTGACTGACCAGAAACTGCTGAGTAAGACGGGCGGGATCTTACAAGGCATGAGCGGAAGTCCTGTGATCCAAAATGGCAAGTTTGTCGGTGCGATTACGCATATGTTCGTGGACGAGCCCGAAAAAGGGGCCGCGCTTTTTTTGGAAACGATGAGAACGAATGAGAAGTGA
- the recN gene encoding DNA repair protein RecN has protein sequence MLSELSIKNFAIIEQLEIAFDDGLTVLTGETGAGKSIIIDAVQLLAGGRGSQEFIRHGAKKAELQGLFTIDKNIENVTEKLTEFGIDTEEGIVILRRDISASGKSVCRVNGKLVTIAILREIGALLIDIHGQHENQELMNEKRHIHLLDFFIGEPIERAMSTYTELYDKYKKLQQVIAAKTQDEQQIAQKIDLYKFQLEEIDAADLKIGEEEELESELVKLQHFNRLFDRLNTSYEALSLESHGLDWIGNSMSDLEEAASIDEDLKMMSETVNSSFYALQDVSHDLKRMIDGMEFQPDRLEFVEDRLALFLTLKRKYGKSLEDILIYRDKIADALDQLVNRDERLHQNQELLAQYVEDLEIEANELSIIRKKAALSLEKGIEEQLKQLYMEKATFKVQIHQKHPRQFDANGFDEVVFMISTNLGEPLKPLVRVASGGELSRMMLALKTIFSQHQGVTSIIFDEVDTGVSGRVAQSIAEKISMISSHSQVLCISHLPQVAAMADHHYLIKKEVHDGRTTTAIHDVMKTQRTEELSRMLSGAEITTLTLQHAEELLLLAEQRKQEFRK, from the coding sequence TTGTTAAGCGAACTTTCGATTAAAAACTTTGCTATTATTGAACAACTTGAAATCGCATTTGACGACGGTCTAACGGTGCTAACCGGTGAAACGGGTGCTGGGAAATCCATTATTATTGATGCTGTCCAGCTCCTAGCTGGCGGCCGCGGTTCCCAGGAGTTCATTCGCCACGGTGCGAAAAAAGCTGAGCTTCAAGGACTTTTCACAATTGACAAAAATATTGAAAATGTAACAGAGAAGTTGACGGAATTTGGCATTGATACGGAAGAAGGTATTGTGATTTTACGCCGGGATATAAGTGCCAGCGGGAAATCTGTTTGTCGCGTCAATGGTAAACTCGTAACTATTGCTATATTGCGTGAGATTGGCGCCTTGCTCATCGATATCCATGGTCAGCACGAAAATCAGGAGTTAATGAACGAAAAGCGTCATATTCATTTGCTTGATTTCTTCATAGGTGAGCCGATTGAACGTGCGATGTCAACCTATACCGAGTTATATGATAAATATAAAAAACTCCAGCAAGTCATTGCTGCTAAAACACAAGATGAGCAGCAAATTGCGCAAAAAATTGATCTATACAAATTCCAATTGGAAGAAATCGATGCAGCAGATTTGAAGATCGGTGAAGAGGAAGAGCTGGAGTCTGAACTTGTGAAGCTCCAACATTTTAACCGGTTATTTGATCGCTTGAATACTTCATATGAAGCTTTGTCTCTAGAGTCACATGGACTCGATTGGATCGGCAATTCAATGAGTGATCTGGAAGAAGCGGCTTCGATTGATGAAGATCTCAAAATGATGTCTGAAACAGTTAATTCTTCATTTTATGCGCTTCAAGATGTTTCACATGATTTAAAACGGATGATCGATGGGATGGAATTCCAACCGGATCGATTGGAATTTGTCGAAGACCGATTAGCGCTGTTTTTGACATTGAAGCGTAAATATGGAAAATCACTTGAAGATATTTTAATTTATCGCGATAAAATTGCCGATGCACTCGATCAACTTGTCAATCGTGACGAAAGATTGCATCAAAATCAGGAATTATTGGCACAATACGTAGAAGATCTTGAAATAGAAGCGAATGAATTATCGATAATCCGTAAAAAAGCGGCACTGTCTCTTGAAAAAGGGATTGAAGAGCAGTTAAAACAGTTATATATGGAAAAGGCTACATTTAAAGTACAAATTCATCAAAAACACCCTCGGCAATTCGATGCTAATGGATTTGACGAAGTTGTATTTATGATTTCCACAAACTTGGGTGAACCTCTCAAGCCTTTGGTACGAGTGGCGTCTGGTGGCGAATTATCACGAATGATGCTGGCGTTGAAAACGATTTTCTCTCAACATCAAGGTGTCACGTCAATTATTTTTGATGAAGTGGATACCGGAGTCAGTGGCCGCGTAGCACAGTCCATTGCGGAAAAGATTTCCATGATCTCCAGCCACTCACAAGTGTTATGTATTTCGCATTTACCGCAAGTGGCTGCAATGGCAGATCATCATTATCTCATCAAAAAAGAAGTGCATGATGGACGAACGACTACGGCGATTCATGATGTGATGAAAACACAACGTACGGAAGAATTATCTCGCATGCTTTCCGGTGCAGAAATTACGACATTGACGCTTCAGCATGCAGAAGAACTTTTGCTTTTAGCCGAACAGCGTAAGCAGGAATTTCGCAAATAA
- the lpdA gene encoding dihydrolipoyl dehydrogenase — MSKEYDVVILGGGTGGYVAAIRAAQLGLTTAIVEKSKLGGTCLHSGCIPSKAMLKSAEVYRVTREEANEFGVNTGEVSLDFSQVQKRKGNIVDQLHTGIKGLMKKGKIDVYQGTGRILGASIFSPMPGTISVEMDSGNENEILILKNLVIATGSKPRSLPGLDVDEQSVMTSDGALLMNALPSSITIIGGGVIGIEWASMLVDFGVDVTVMDRLEQILATEDREVAVAMHKALAKRGVKFILGAEILTESLQKNDSEVTISYKLGEEEQSITSEKILVSVGRAPVIDDIGLQNTDIQVENGSIQTNTHYQTKDDHIYAIGDVIGGLQLAHVAEHEGLHAIEHIAGKQVDPIDYDLVPRCVYSYPETAAVGVTEQQAKDRGFDVKIGKFPFMANGKALVNGHADGFVKIIVDQQTNDIIGVHMMGSHVTDLISEAGLAMVMNAIPWEISSAIHPHPTLSEAFSEAALAVEGLAIHM, encoded by the coding sequence TTGAGTAAAGAATATGACGTAGTGATTTTAGGTGGCGGTACTGGCGGATATGTAGCAGCCATTCGCGCGGCTCAATTAGGCTTGACGACAGCAATTGTTGAAAAATCCAAACTGGGCGGTACGTGTTTGCATAGCGGGTGTATCCCAAGTAAAGCGATGCTGAAAAGTGCGGAAGTCTATCGCGTAACACGTGAAGAAGCGAATGAATTCGGCGTGAATACGGGTGAAGTATCATTGGATTTCTCACAAGTACAAAAACGTAAAGGTAATATCGTCGATCAATTGCACACAGGTATTAAAGGATTGATGAAAAAAGGTAAAATTGATGTCTATCAAGGGACAGGTAGGATACTAGGTGCTTCTATTTTCTCACCAATGCCTGGAACTATTTCCGTGGAAATGGATAGTGGCAATGAAAATGAAATATTGATTCTGAAAAATCTCGTGATTGCTACGGGTTCTAAACCGAGATCATTGCCTGGACTTGATGTAGATGAACAGTCCGTAATGACATCCGACGGAGCTCTACTAATGAATGCGCTTCCATCCTCCATTACGATTATTGGTGGCGGTGTAATCGGCATCGAATGGGCTTCTATGCTAGTAGATTTCGGTGTAGATGTGACCGTCATGGATCGTTTGGAGCAGATATTAGCGACAGAAGATCGAGAAGTAGCTGTCGCGATGCATAAAGCGCTCGCAAAACGCGGTGTGAAATTCATATTAGGTGCGGAAATTCTGACGGAATCGTTGCAGAAAAACGATAGTGAAGTCACTATTTCTTATAAGCTAGGTGAAGAAGAACAGTCCATCACGAGCGAGAAGATATTGGTGTCTGTTGGACGCGCCCCGGTGATCGATGATATCGGTTTACAAAATACGGATATTCAAGTCGAAAATGGATCGATTCAAACGAATACGCATTATCAAACAAAAGATGATCATATCTATGCAATCGGTGATGTGATCGGCGGACTGCAACTAGCACATGTGGCCGAACATGAAGGATTGCATGCGATTGAACATATAGCAGGGAAACAGGTAGATCCAATTGATTACGACTTAGTACCACGTTGTGTCTATTCCTATCCGGAGACTGCGGCAGTCGGTGTGACAGAGCAACAAGCAAAAGATCGAGGGTTTGATGTAAAGATCGGCAAGTTCCCGTTCATGGCGAATGGCAAGGCGTTGGTTAACGGTCATGCAGATGGTTTCGTGAAAATCATTGTAGATCAGCAGACCAACGATATAATCGGCGTCCACATGATGGGTTCGCACGTAACGGATTTAATTTCTGAAGCGGGCTTGGCGATGGTGATGAATGCAATTCCTTGGGAAATATCCTCGGCAATTCATCCGCACCCGACATTATCTGAAGCGTTCAGTGAAGCGGCACTAGCGGTTGAAGGGCTAGCCATTCACATGTAA
- a CDS encoding TlyA family RNA methyltransferase — MSTPVKKERVDVLLVERGLTESREQAKRSIMAGLVYSDTARIEKAGEKIAVDAPLTVKGPAIKYVSRGGLKLEKALLSFPISVKEKIVLDIGASTGGFTDCALQNGANHCYALDVGYNQLAWKIRQHEQVTVMERQNFRHATVDLFTEGLPEVATIDVSFISLSLILPALKNIIVPGGQVVALVKPQFEAGKDKVGKKGIVRDPAIHLEVLEKIAAMAVAEGFSVKGATYSPVTGGEGNIEFLYYLVAEDDAVTDFTTENFKQLVKQAHTDLT, encoded by the coding sequence ATGAGTACACCTGTGAAAAAAGAGAGAGTAGATGTGTTGCTGGTAGAGCGTGGATTAACAGAATCCCGTGAACAAGCAAAGCGATCCATCATGGCGGGTCTCGTTTACTCTGATACAGCAAGAATTGAAAAAGCGGGAGAAAAAATTGCGGTTGATGCTCCATTAACTGTAAAAGGACCTGCGATTAAATATGTAAGTCGTGGTGGCTTGAAACTGGAAAAGGCATTACTGTCTTTTCCTATTTCTGTGAAAGAGAAGATTGTTCTGGATATTGGGGCCTCAACGGGCGGCTTTACGGATTGTGCATTGCAAAACGGCGCGAACCATTGTTACGCACTAGATGTAGGCTATAATCAACTCGCATGGAAAATCCGTCAGCACGAACAAGTGACAGTGATGGAACGGCAAAATTTCCGTCATGCGACCGTAGATTTGTTTACGGAAGGATTACCCGAAGTGGCGACAATCGATGTTTCATTTATTTCGTTATCGTTGATTTTACCGGCACTAAAGAACATCATCGTACCTGGTGGTCAAGTGGTAGCGCTAGTGAAGCCTCAATTTGAAGCAGGAAAAGATAAAGTCGGTAAAAAAGGTATTGTCCGTGATCCAGCGATCCATCTTGAAGTGTTGGAAAAGATTGCTGCAATGGCAGTGGCAGAAGGATTTTCCGTTAAAGGTGCTACGTATTCGCCGGTTACAGGTGGAGAAGGCAATATTGAGTTCTTGTATTATTTAGTAGCCGAGGACGATGCGGTGACCGATTTTACAACGGAAAATTTTAAGCAATTAGTGAAACAGGCACATACGGATTTAACATAA
- a CDS encoding Leu/Phe/Val dehydrogenase, with amino-acid sequence MELFTYMEDHDYEQLVLCYDKTSGLKAVIAIHDTTLGPALGGARMWTYASEADAIEDALRLAKGMTYKNAAAGLNLGGGKTVIIGDPKTDKNDELFRALGRYIEGLNGRYITAEDVGTTEYDMDLIHLETNFVTGISSGEGTSGNPSPVTALGIYKGMKAAAKEAFGDDSLQDKTIAVQGVGNVAYTLCEYLHEEGAKLIVTDINEAAVQRAVEAFGATAVATDAIYSQEADIFAPCALGAVINDETIPQLKVKVVAGSANNQLKEPKHGDHLHELGIVYAPDYVINSGGVINVADELIGYNEARALKRVEGIYDTILKIFAISKRDGIPSYQAADRLAEERIARVGATRNTFLRNEKSIISNK; translated from the coding sequence ATGGAATTGTTTACGTACATGGAAGATCACGACTATGAGCAACTGGTGCTATGTTATGACAAGACATCAGGATTGAAAGCGGTTATTGCTATTCACGACACGACACTTGGACCGGCACTTGGCGGTGCGCGCATGTGGACATATGCTAGCGAAGCAGATGCGATTGAAGATGCATTGCGACTGGCTAAAGGCATGACATACAAGAACGCTGCAGCAGGTTTGAACCTCGGTGGTGGAAAAACGGTTATTATTGGAGATCCAAAAACGGATAAGAACGATGAGTTATTCCGGGCATTAGGACGTTACATAGAAGGTCTAAACGGACGCTATATTACAGCGGAAGACGTAGGGACTACTGAATACGATATGGATTTAATTCATTTAGAAACAAATTTTGTTACGGGTATCTCTTCAGGAGAAGGTACGTCAGGAAATCCTTCCCCCGTTACAGCACTCGGCATCTACAAAGGAATGAAAGCCGCTGCGAAAGAAGCATTTGGTGATGATTCTCTTCAAGATAAAACGATAGCGGTTCAAGGCGTTGGAAATGTTGCGTACACACTTTGCGAGTACTTACACGAAGAAGGCGCAAAATTGATTGTTACTGATATCAATGAAGCAGCCGTCCAGCGTGCAGTAGAGGCATTCGGAGCAACGGCTGTTGCGACAGACGCGATTTATTCACAAGAAGCAGATATCTTCGCTCCATGCGCTCTTGGTGCAGTGATTAACGACGAAACGATTCCACAATTAAAAGTAAAAGTCGTAGCGGGTTCGGCCAATAACCAATTGAAAGAACCAAAACACGGCGATCACTTGCATGAATTAGGTATCGTCTATGCTCCAGACTACGTAATCAACTCTGGCGGAGTAATTAATGTAGCTGACGAATTGATCGGATACAATGAAGCGCGTGCACTGAAGCGCGTAGAAGGTATTTATGACACGATTCTCAAGATCTTTGCTATCTCAAAGCGTGACGGTATTCCATCCTACCAGGCTGCTGACCGTTTGGCGGAAGAGCGTATTGCACGAGTTGGCGCAACGAGAAATACATTCTTGCGCAACGAAAAAAGTATCATATCGAATAAGTAA
- a CDS encoding DUF2627 domain-containing protein — protein MVRLAAFIVLLIPGIAAALGIKLMRDSLFGHLFPPFPFIWMQFLGGFILFAGGLGFFAGFLLRRDRRTGRAADRFKKDLK, from the coding sequence ATGGTACGTCTTGCTGCGTTTATTGTACTGTTGATTCCAGGGATTGCAGCGGCTCTGGGAATAAAATTAATGCGCGATTCATTGTTCGGACATCTTTTTCCGCCATTTCCATTCATCTGGATGCAGTTTTTAGGCGGTTTCATACTGTTCGCTGGTGGTCTTGGATTTTTTGCAGGCTTTTTATTACGTCGAGACCGCAGAACTGGACGGGCAGCTGACAGATTTAAAAAAGATTTGAAATAA
- the ahrC gene encoding transcriptional regulator AhrC/ArgR, whose protein sequence is MNKGQRHLRIREIITNHEIETQDQLVESLKAAGADVTQATVSRDIKEMHLIKVPSPSGNYKYSLPPIHRYNTEEKLKRMLEDAFVGIDSASHFIMLKTLPGNAQAVGSLVDNLDWDEMLGTICGDDTCLIICRAESQTEYVKDKILSML, encoded by the coding sequence TTGAATAAAGGACAACGACATTTACGTATTCGAGAGATTATTACGAACCATGAAATAGAAACACAGGATCAGCTTGTCGAAAGTCTGAAAGCAGCGGGTGCCGATGTTACGCAGGCAACGGTTTCGCGTGATATTAAAGAAATGCACTTGATTAAAGTACCTTCACCTTCAGGCAATTATAAATACAGTCTACCTCCTATCCATCGCTATAATACAGAAGAGAAATTAAAGCGTATGCTAGAGGATGCATTTGTGGGCATCGACAGTGCAAGTCATTTTATTATGTTGAAAACGCTTCCCGGTAACGCGCAGGCTGTTGGATCGCTTGTCGATAACTTAGACTGGGATGAAATGCTTGGAACGATTTGTGGTGACGATACCTGTTTGATCATTTGTCGTGCAGAATCTCAGACAGAATATGTAAAAGATAAAATATTATCCATGCTATAA
- a CDS encoding DUF342 domain-containing protein, which produces MLVENEYFELLEENNKVIMNTKKVGYPLKSFDALASDIPRLKLNSFKVLMNALQTEGQHDIGAYSAPCEVYISPSKMKVELYIHATNEEFLANKEQFLKQAEEMLDQREIHYDKESLLSLAFLPSNPIIIAVGKEPVKGENAQVEYIAMPDRKPSLREDGSADHYELNFVTPIAKGDWLGEKTPAKEGFEGQNVFGEPIAAKKGEDIKLIYDRKSVGEFEEEGKIVLRALHGGALEELNGAISVGKQLIISDDVGTKTGSITFDGSVRVMGTVLAGFSVNATGDISIEGREGVTNAKEIYSEEGDVYIKGGVFGGGETIIKAKKNVFVKHANNCKIYGERVNIGLYSLGSELYGDHICIDQHKGRIIGGVAEAMFSIECATAGNSHERLTKLIVKGVNKEMELEEIQRLAEKLKAEHAELKKVELTFDKMASIKASLPAGQLELLEKTLQVKQQEVVSLDQTIKNKLQLVQVASTPKIEITREAHPGVQIVIGNKTSMLSQVTKGVFELTSEGALNV; this is translated from the coding sequence TTGTTAGTTGAAAATGAATACTTTGAACTTCTAGAAGAAAATAACAAAGTTATTATGAACACTAAAAAGGTAGGGTATCCGCTTAAGTCGTTTGACGCGCTGGCTTCTGATATTCCTAGATTAAAATTGAATTCATTCAAGGTGCTAATGAACGCTCTTCAGACGGAAGGCCAACATGATATCGGGGCGTATTCCGCTCCTTGTGAAGTATATATATCACCCAGTAAAATGAAGGTCGAATTGTATATTCATGCAACAAACGAAGAGTTTCTTGCAAATAAAGAGCAGTTCCTGAAACAAGCGGAAGAAATGCTGGACCAAAGAGAAATACACTATGACAAAGAAAGTCTACTTAGCTTAGCGTTTCTACCAAGTAATCCAATCATTATTGCGGTAGGCAAAGAGCCTGTCAAAGGAGAAAACGCACAGGTGGAGTATATAGCAATGCCGGATCGTAAACCGAGTCTTCGAGAGGATGGTTCTGCTGATCACTACGAGTTGAATTTTGTGACACCGATTGCGAAAGGTGATTGGTTAGGTGAGAAAACGCCTGCTAAAGAAGGATTCGAAGGTCAAAACGTCTTTGGTGAACCGATAGCAGCTAAAAAAGGCGAGGACATTAAACTAATTTACGATCGAAAATCTGTTGGGGAGTTTGAAGAAGAAGGGAAAATAGTTTTACGTGCTTTGCATGGCGGCGCACTGGAGGAACTGAACGGTGCAATTAGTGTTGGAAAGCAATTGATCATTTCGGACGACGTCGGCACGAAAACCGGCTCCATTACATTTGATGGATCGGTACGTGTTATGGGGACGGTTTTAGCAGGTTTCTCAGTCAATGCGACAGGGGATATTTCTATCGAAGGAAGAGAAGGTGTGACAAATGCCAAGGAAATCTATTCCGAAGAAGGTGATGTCTATATTAAAGGTGGCGTGTTTGGTGGTGGAGAAACCATTATCAAGGCGAAGAAGAATGTTTTTGTGAAACATGCGAATAATTGCAAGATTTATGGGGAACGAGTGAATATTGGTCTCTATTCACTTGGGTCTGAATTATACGGCGATCATATTTGTATTGATCAACATAAAGGTCGGATCATCGGTGGTGTTGCGGAAGCGATGTTTTCTATTGAATGTGCAACGGCTGGCAATAGTCATGAACGTTTGACGAAACTTATCGTCAAAGGAGTCAATAAAGAAATGGAGCTCGAGGAAATTCAGCGTCTTGCGGAAAAGCTAAAAGCGGAGCATGCGGAACTGAAAAAAGTGGAGTTGACATTTGATAAAATGGCCAGCATCAAAGCAAGTCTTCCGGCAGGACAGTTGGAATTACTAGAAAAGACATTGCAAGTAAAACAGCAAGAAGTTGTATCGCTAGATCAGACGATTAAAAATAAGTTGCAACTTGTGCAAGTAGCTAGCACGCCTAAAATTGAAATCACGCGTGAAGCACACCCTGGTGTCCAAATCGTAATAGGTAATAAAACTAGCATGTTGAGTCAGGTAACGAAAGGCGTTTTCGAACTAACAAGCGAAGGAGCATTGAATGTCTGA